CTTCCTGACACCAGCGGCGATGCCGCGCTGTATGGCTTCGACAGGGACGCCATAAGTTTCAGGGATGGCGCCGCCATGGGCGTTGATGATGTCGACGAGCTCTTTCGGTACCGAGCTGCTGCCGTGCATGACGAGGTGGCAGTTAGGAAGGGCTTCATGGATCTTTTCGATGAGATCGAGAGCAAGGACATCTCCGGTAGGCTTCTTCGTGAATTTGTATGCACCATGACTCGTCCCTATCGCTACGGCGAGAGCATCGACACCAGTACGCTCTACAAAGTCGATGGCTTGGTCAGGGTCCGTGAGAAGCTGGTCGAGAGTTAGCTTGCCTTCGGCGCCCTGTCCGTCTTCCGCTGCGCTTGTCAGTGTTTCTATCGATCCTATACATCCAAGCTCGCCTTCGACGGAGACGCCGAGACTGTGGGCAACGTCGACGACATAACGCGTTACAGCGACATTATATTCGTAGCTTGCAGCAGTCTTGCCGTCGGCTTCGAGAGAGCCGTCCATCATAACGCTAGTAAATCCGTTCTTTATCGCGCTGAGGCATGTATCGGCGCTGTTGCCATGGTCTTGGTGCATGACGATAGGGATCTCAGGAT
Above is a window of Waddliaceae bacterium DNA encoding:
- a CDS encoding fructose-bisphosphate aldolase class II, with the protein product MPLVPMRPLLDYAAEKKFGICALNVNNMEQIQAIMEAARATNSPVIVQASRGARMYSNDAFLRNLILAAVEVYPEIPIVMHQDHGNSADTCLSAIKNGFTSVMMDGSLEADGKTAASYEYNVAVTRYVVDVAHSLGVSVEGELGCIGSIETLTSAAEDGQGAEGKLTLDQLLTDPDQAIDFVERTGVDALAVAIGTSHGAYKFTKKPTGDVLALDLIEKIHEALPNCHLVMHGSSSVPKELVDIINAHGGAIPETYGVPVEAIQRGIAAGVRKVNVDTDNRLAMTGAIRTLLTEKPAEFDLRAYMKPARAAMQKVCEERMTQFGQAGHAPTTPIVTLEEMAKLYKDGTYGEAAKPTVIA